In Carya illinoinensis cultivar Pawnee chromosome 7, C.illinoinensisPawnee_v1, whole genome shotgun sequence, the following are encoded in one genomic region:
- the LOC122315097 gene encoding aquaporin PIP-type-like produces MSKEVTEEGEASQQARDHVDCPLAPLFDTKELSLWSFYRAVIAEFVATLLFLYITIATVIGYKKQADNPCGTVGLLGVAWAFGGMIFILVYSTAGISGGHINPAVTFGMFLIRRKVSIIRAIAYMVAQCLGAVCGVAIVKGIMEDYENVGGGANTVSPLYSKGTAFGAEIIGTFVLVYTVFSATDPKKTALDSYLPVLAPLPIGFAVFLVHLATIPITGTGINPARSFGAAVIYNKGKVWDDQWIFWVGPFLGALAAALYHEFVLRATAIKALGSFTSQPG; encoded by the exons ATGTCTAAGGAAGTGACTGAAGAGGGAGAAGCCTCTCAGCAAGCGAGAGATCATGTTGACTGTCCCCTCGCACCACTTTTTGACACCAAGGAACTTTCCCTCTGGTCGTTTTACAGAGCAGTTATAGCGGAGTTCGTAGCCACCCTTCTCTTTCTCTACATCACCATCGCCACTGTTATCGGCTACAAGAAGCAAGCTGATAATCCATGCGGGACAGTTGGTCTTCTGGGCGTTGCTTGGGCCTTTGGAGGCATGATTTTCATCCTTGTTTATAGCACCGCAGGAATATCAG GTGGTCACATTAATCCAGCAGTGACCTTCGGTATGTTCCTGATACGTCGGAAGGTTTCAATAATAAGAGCGATTGCTTATATGGTAGCTCAGTGCTTGGGAGCAGTATGTGGAGTAGCGATAGTGAAGGGCATCATGGAAGACTACGAGAATGTTGGAGGTGGTGCTAACACCGTATCTCCTCTCTACTCCAAGGGAACCGCTTTTGGAGCTGAGATTATAGGGACCTTTGTACTTGTCTATACAGTCTTCTCTGCCACGGATCCCAAGAAAACCGCGCTCGATTCCTACCTCCCT GTTCTGGCTCCCTTGCCAATTGGGTTTGCGGTGTTTTTGGTGCACTTGGCTACAATCCCCATCACAGGCACAGGAATAAACCCCGCTCGCAGCTTTGGGGCTGCTGTAATCTACAATAAAGGCAAAGTTTGGGATGATCAG TGGATTTTCTGGGTGGGTCCTTTTCTGGGAGCGCTTGCTGCAGCGTTGTACCATGAATTCGTCCTACGAGCGACAGCCATCAAAGCTTTAGGATCGTTTACGAGCCAACCCGGCTGA